Proteins encoded in a region of the Enterococcus gilvus ATCC BAA-350 genome:
- a CDS encoding DEAD/DEAH box helicase, which translates to MLYDFQKKLVDYADPSFMYAADTGTGKTIMAIHHYLKYGNGEPILIVAPPQKIKEGGWRRDIQAVCDFYKIEISFTEMSYGKLANMYKLYKGWFTIFDEAHYVKNPTSQRGKAALKLSKVSSHFVLLTATPASNGWEDTYNYFIMFGYFKSKKEMNDRYAKWGTIYLGNRRIPKIEGWINEDQLHDKYNSFTVSISKDEALDLPPLVIEDIHFKKSKDYATVSRHRVLDDEDFDTPSKLAHGLRYHTNQKDKLDYTEMICEGTKNNVVIFYYYQKEVDALKAKLKNKKIFEVSGKHSNLPQKETWKDLDNSVTFVQYMAGSAGIELQYANTVIFYTPTYSYQDYSQALGRAYRNGQEKKVTVYRFITKQTIEEAVYEALENKQDFSEELYMNTRMEGGQ; encoded by the coding sequence ATGTTATATGACTTTCAAAAGAAGTTAGTAGATTATGCAGACCCAAGTTTTATGTATGCAGCTGATACTGGAACCGGAAAAACGATCATGGCCATTCATCACTATTTAAAATATGGGAACGGCGAACCGATTTTGATTGTAGCTCCGCCACAGAAGATTAAAGAAGGCGGATGGCGTAGAGATATTCAAGCGGTCTGTGATTTCTACAAAATTGAAATCTCGTTTACCGAAATGAGTTATGGCAAGTTGGCCAACATGTACAAGCTTTACAAAGGATGGTTCACGATCTTTGATGAAGCCCATTATGTTAAAAATCCAACTAGTCAACGCGGTAAGGCCGCATTGAAACTTTCGAAGGTATCCAGTCATTTTGTCCTGTTGACTGCAACGCCAGCAAGTAATGGCTGGGAAGACACGTACAACTACTTCATCATGTTTGGTTACTTCAAATCTAAAAAGGAAATGAACGATCGATATGCCAAATGGGGAACGATTTATTTGGGCAATCGACGTATTCCTAAAATTGAGGGATGGATCAATGAGGATCAGTTACATGACAAATACAATTCTTTCACAGTGTCTATATCGAAGGACGAAGCACTAGATTTACCGCCGCTGGTAATCGAGGATATTCACTTTAAGAAAAGTAAAGACTATGCAACAGTTTCGAGACATCGCGTGCTTGATGATGAAGACTTCGACACACCATCTAAGTTGGCTCATGGGTTGCGCTATCACACGAATCAAAAAGACAAGTTGGATTATACTGAAATGATTTGCGAAGGTACAAAGAATAATGTGGTTATTTTCTACTACTATCAAAAAGAAGTGGATGCTTTAAAAGCGAAACTTAAGAATAAGAAAATTTTTGAAGTGAGCGGAAAGCACTCTAATTTGCCGCAGAAAGAGACTTGGAAAGATTTGGATAATAGTGTGACCTTCGTCCAATACATGGCTGGTAGTGCAGGAATTGAGTTGCAGTACGCAAATACAGTGATTTTCTACACGCCGACTTATTCTTATCAAGATTATAGTCAGGCGTTGGGTCGTGCCTATCGGAATGGTCAAGAAAAGAAAGTAACAGTTTATCGCTTCATTACTAAGCAAACGATTGAAGAAGCTGTTTATGAAGCATTGGAAAACAAGCAAGATTTTTCGGAAGAACTTTATATGAATACACGAATGGAGGGTGGTCAATAA
- a CDS encoding lambda-exonuclease family protein yields MFGLQKQDPNVTENRDQYVGGSDVPVILGLSKYKTQYELAREKAGIVRSEQISNPYIQFGNRMEPVIREYINTMNSLKFTPATFLDPDDFIRSNVDGYDVENKIVLEIKTHGANPTEKVYEAQMQLYFYQTGCNYGWLAMYKRPKDFDLEFDVANLQVKEIERDETAIEKILDAIETFWIRVEYLKEKPDMTENEYYSIGNDVDKLVARVERFELQMIEFQEKAALLKEQQKEFREQLYQKMEENDIKKIDTGDLVITRVLPTTKKTVDSKTLKVEEPDIYKKYLKESKVKGSIRIKAKGK; encoded by the coding sequence ATGTTCGGACTACAAAAACAAGACCCAAACGTTACTGAAAATCGAGATCAATATGTGGGTGGATCTGATGTGCCAGTCATTTTAGGACTATCTAAATACAAAACTCAATATGAACTGGCCAGAGAAAAGGCCGGGATCGTTAGGTCGGAACAAATCAGTAATCCGTATATTCAGTTTGGGAACCGTATGGAGCCAGTGATTCGGGAATATATCAATACAATGAATAGTTTGAAATTCACACCAGCGACATTTCTTGATCCAGATGATTTCATTCGATCCAACGTTGATGGTTACGATGTCGAAAATAAGATTGTACTGGAAATAAAAACGCATGGAGCAAATCCAACAGAGAAGGTTTATGAGGCACAGATGCAGCTTTATTTCTATCAGACCGGATGTAACTACGGATGGCTTGCAATGTATAAACGTCCAAAAGATTTTGACCTAGAATTTGATGTTGCGAATTTGCAAGTAAAAGAGATCGAACGTGATGAAACAGCAATTGAAAAAATTCTTGACGCCATAGAAACGTTTTGGATCCGTGTGGAATATCTGAAAGAGAAACCAGATATGACTGAAAATGAATACTATTCAATTGGAAACGACGTTGATAAATTGGTCGCCCGTGTTGAACGGTTCGAACTCCAGATGATCGAGTTTCAAGAAAAAGCTGCACTATTGAAAGAGCAGCAAAAAGAATTCCGCGAACAGCTTTATCAGAAGATGGAAGAGAATGATATTAAAAAAATTGATACTGGTGATTTGGTAATCACTCGTGTTCTTCCAACAACTAAGAAAACAGTTGATTCTAAAACTTTGAAGGTAGAAGAACCAGATATTTATAAGAAATATTTGAAGGAATCGAAAGTAAAAGGATCCATCCGTATCAAAGCGAAAGGTAAGTGA
- a CDS encoding prohibitin family protein produces MKQSTGIKAAVAVVAILVIGVVGAFKFLEKIDNGYVGVRYSMNGGIKDEALTQGVKFVGIDKVIQYPIRLQTIQAKNVSVSTSDGKKTTINIKYDYKVDPTKAAKMYKEFGNITSEDIESGWLKSKLQKVAREVYAKYSLLDVLSGDSSKVEAAVLESFSKSVESKGFLVEDVTLGVPDVDAETQKSIDAIIRAGQENEKAKLDAETAKTQADSEAYKKTKAAEAEADSNKKVADSVTDELIRYTEAQAREKHGWVTVNGANTVVTDQGK; encoded by the coding sequence ATGAAACAAAGTACAGGAATTAAAGCAGCAGTTGCAGTAGTAGCGATTTTAGTAATCGGGGTAGTTGGAGCATTTAAGTTTTTAGAAAAAATCGATAATGGATATGTCGGTGTTCGCTATTCAATGAATGGCGGTATTAAGGATGAGGCGTTGACTCAAGGAGTGAAATTTGTCGGCATTGATAAAGTGATTCAATATCCGATTCGTCTGCAAACTATACAAGCCAAAAATGTTTCTGTTTCTACCAGCGACGGCAAGAAAACAACGATCAATATCAAATATGATTATAAAGTTGATCCAACCAAAGCCGCGAAAATGTACAAGGAGTTTGGGAATATTACCAGCGAAGACATTGAGTCAGGATGGTTAAAATCTAAACTTCAAAAAGTAGCTCGTGAAGTTTATGCAAAATACAGTTTGCTTGATGTTCTGTCTGGCGACTCTTCAAAAGTTGAAGCAGCGGTATTAGAAAGCTTTTCTAAATCAGTTGAATCAAAAGGATTTTTAGTGGAGGACGTGACTCTGGGTGTTCCTGATGTCGATGCTGAAACACAAAAATCCATTGATGCGATCATTCGTGCTGGGCAAGAAAACGAGAAAGCAAAGCTGGATGCTGAGACTGCTAAAACACAAGCGGACAGCGAAGCTTATAAGAAAACAAAAGCTGCAGAAGCCGAAGCAGATTCAAATAAAAAAGTTGCTGACTCAGTGACTGATGAATTGATCCGATACACAGAAGCACAAGCTCGTGAGAAACATGGATGGGTAACTGTGAATGGGGCCAATACTGTTGTAACTGATCAAGGTAAATAG
- a CDS encoding NUMOD4 domain-containing protein codes for MNSNGKISSHEAWKDIHGFEGIYQVSNFGKVKSLKRATKNQHGKQEIILKQRTHRDGYLRVNLKKEGKMKVQTVHRLVASAFLDNENNLAAVNHIDGDKTNNKLANLEWCSIRENTKHAYNKGLANAAKGQSSSRSKLRERDVEKIYFLYFQKQIRPVEIAKKFEVSRRCIEKIVNFETWTDFAKKCGVLVV; via the coding sequence ATGAACTCGAACGGCAAAATATCTTCTCATGAGGCATGGAAAGACATTCATGGTTTTGAAGGTATCTATCAGGTTAGTAATTTTGGAAAAGTAAAATCTTTGAAACGAGCAACTAAAAATCAACATGGTAAGCAAGAAATAATTTTAAAGCAACGAACTCATCGAGATGGATATTTAAGAGTGAATTTGAAGAAAGAAGGAAAGATGAAAGTTCAGACAGTCCATCGATTAGTTGCGTCAGCCTTTTTAGATAATGAAAATAATCTAGCTGCTGTAAATCACATTGATGGTGATAAAACTAATAACAAATTGGCCAATTTGGAGTGGTGCTCGATTAGAGAGAATACAAAACATGCCTACAACAAAGGGTTGGCAAACGCAGCGAAGGGGCAAAGTAGTTCAAGGTCAAAATTAAGAGAACGGGATGTTGAAAAGATATATTTTTTATATTTCCAAAAACAAATAAGGCCAGTTGAAATCGCTAAGAAATTTGAAGTTAGTAGACGATGTATAGAAAAAATCGTGAATTTTGAGACATGGACTGATTTTGCTAAGAAATGTGGTGTTCTAGTTGTTTAA
- a CDS encoding helix-turn-helix domain-containing protein, whose amino-acid sequence MTTFDRVKKLADKQKISIVELEEKLEFGRNSLYSWKTKTPNGDRLKKVADYFGVSTDYLLGRTDDPEPIAKLDKGPGSDLIGYFRLNTAEFDPDETEEIEDSLKDYTDFLVQKARERKARENKKKK is encoded by the coding sequence ATGACAACATTCGACAGGGTAAAAAAACTTGCTGACAAACAAAAAATATCAATTGTAGAACTTGAAGAAAAATTGGAATTTGGCAGAAATTCATTATATTCATGGAAAACCAAAACCCCGAATGGTGATAGATTGAAAAAAGTAGCAGATTATTTTGGAGTTTCAACTGATTATTTGTTAGGAAGAACAGATGATCCTGAACCAATAGCTAAACTTGATAAAGGTCCGGGCTCTGATCTTATTGGTTATTTCAGACTCAACACTGCTGAATTTGATCCTGATGAAACGGAAGAAATAGAAGATTCTTTGAAGGATTACACTGACTTCTTAGTTCAAAAAGCAAGAGAACGAAAGGCAAGAGAAAATAAAAAGAAAAAATAA
- a CDS encoding AAA family ATPase, whose translation MSILPPNKPQTPKDTPRNFFIWGPTMGGKSFLASQFPNPLVFNTDGNAEANTVPSVQLRNVKDQNGKIKRSVIDQLDKLITALQTEKHTYETVVLDVIDDIVVMIEQYICDREDVETLGDIPYGKGYAAFTNIFQSLVIELKSLPMNVIYISRNSTKMEGQTEIDIPSLKEKHQNIVNGNCDLSIQCKKVGKNYIRVAKARRKDYMRDQVDDKAILKLLDSVTGVFGKSPKTTKKQQDEIVKEIQKKEDILQASEETPSDSSGKETVESKQTKPKTKEAAPINQTASKPTEATNTSAGKRIKPQI comes from the coding sequence ATGTCAATTTTACCACCAAACAAACCACAGACACCTAAAGACACACCGCGGAACTTTTTCATTTGGGGTCCGACTATGGGCGGAAAGTCGTTCTTGGCCTCGCAGTTTCCTAATCCATTAGTTTTCAATACTGATGGCAACGCCGAAGCGAATACCGTTCCATCAGTTCAATTGCGAAATGTCAAGGATCAGAACGGCAAGATTAAGCGTTCAGTTATTGACCAATTGGATAAGCTGATCACTGCTTTACAAACCGAAAAACACACCTATGAAACAGTGGTGTTGGATGTAATCGATGATATCGTGGTCATGATCGAACAATACATTTGTGATCGAGAAGACGTGGAAACATTAGGTGATATTCCTTACGGAAAAGGTTATGCAGCTTTCACTAATATTTTTCAGTCATTAGTTATTGAGTTGAAATCATTACCTATGAATGTGATTTACATTTCAAGAAACTCAACAAAAATGGAAGGTCAAACGGAAATCGATATTCCTTCTTTAAAAGAAAAACATCAAAATATCGTAAACGGAAATTGTGACCTTTCTATTCAATGTAAGAAAGTTGGCAAGAATTATATCCGAGTGGCTAAGGCACGTCGCAAGGACTACATGCGCGACCAAGTGGACGATAAGGCAATCCTTAAATTATTGGATAGTGTGACTGGTGTCTTCGGTAAGTCTCCAAAAACAACTAAAAAGCAGCAAGATGAAATTGTGAAAGAGATCCAAAAGAAAGAGGATATTTTACAAGCGTCAGAAGAAACACCCAGTGATTCGAGTGGCAAAGAAACTGTTGAGTCAAAGCAAACTAAGCCAAAAACAAAAGAGGCAGCTCCAATTAATCAAACGGCATCTAAACCAACAGAAGCTACAAACACAAGTGCCGGAAAAAGAATCAAACCACAAATCTAA
- a CDS encoding VRR-NUC domain-containing protein, which yields MSGPEKKVENRIKKYLDSLGAYYLKVHGSMYQPSGTPDILACVNGRFIGIEVKKASGGVVSELQKSKLRKIEAAGGIALVARSVEEVKNELERQNIFS from the coding sequence ATGTCTGGACCAGAAAAGAAAGTTGAAAACAGAATTAAAAAGTACCTTGATTCGCTAGGTGCCTACTATTTGAAAGTTCATGGGTCCATGTACCAGCCTTCGGGCACTCCGGACATATTGGCATGTGTTAATGGTCGGTTCATTGGAATTGAGGTGAAAAAGGCAAGTGGTGGCGTAGTAAGTGAATTACAAAAGTCAAAGCTAAGAAAAATTGAAGCTGCAGGCGGAATTGCACTTGTAGCGAGAAGTGTTGAGGAGGTAAAAAATGAACTCGAACGGCAAAATATCTTCTCATGA
- a CDS encoding ImmA/IrrE family metallo-endopeptidase: MDFYNEDAFRDATFVANSIAQQTAEFYEIDVKDVKNFHIKEFVEEDKLAIYAEHYFKPPLDKLMLGSTQKVEGIIVLAVNALSMVERKFFSEMHETIHAYCDPIKENDGRAFSDLLLEEGYLPEDQYIEKRANFGAGILMANDEALIFGINKFRNFLRTANFFFMSKGAFKNRLRAFLVFERDCTPQYAFQLVHKYEMGCGMDFYKVINTK; encoded by the coding sequence ATGGATTTTTATAATGAAGATGCCTTTCGAGATGCAACTTTTGTTGCTAACTCAATTGCGCAACAAACAGCTGAATTTTATGAAATTGATGTTAAGGATGTAAAAAACTTTCACATAAAAGAATTTGTCGAAGAGGATAAACTTGCCATTTACGCTGAACATTATTTTAAACCACCTTTAGACAAATTAATGCTGGGATCAACCCAAAAGGTTGAGGGAATAATTGTGTTAGCGGTAAACGCTTTGTCGATGGTTGAACGGAAATTTTTCTCAGAAATGCACGAAACTATACATGCATATTGTGATCCGATCAAGGAAAACGATGGAAGGGCCTTTTCCGATCTTCTTTTAGAAGAGGGCTATCTCCCGGAAGACCAATATATTGAAAAAAGGGCAAATTTTGGTGCTGGTATTTTAATGGCCAATGATGAAGCTTTGATTTTTGGAATTAACAAGTTTAGAAACTTCTTGCGTACTGCAAATTTCTTTTTTATGAGTAAAGGAGCTTTCAAAAATCGACTTCGTGCATTTTTAGTTTTTGAAAGAGACTGTACTCCTCAATATGCTTTCCAGCTTGTTCATAAATACGAGATGGGCTGTGGAATGGACTTTTATAAAGTTATCAATACGAAGTGA
- a CDS encoding helix-turn-helix domain-containing protein: MTNLALVNLDDLKILLAENELKNEVWETEQAAEFLKISVSHLKAQARAGVVPGQKIGDGWRFSSIALYKLVAKE; this comes from the coding sequence ATGACAAATCTAGCACTAGTAAACCTAGATGATCTCAAAATTCTATTAGCCGAAAACGAATTAAAAAATGAAGTTTGGGAAACTGAACAGGCTGCTGAATTTTTAAAAATTTCAGTTTCTCATCTCAAAGCACAAGCAAGAGCAGGCGTTGTTCCTGGTCAAAAAATTGGCGACGGATGGCGTTTTTCAAGTATTGCACTCTACAAGCTTGTAGCTAAAGAGTAA
- a CDS encoding exonuclease domain-containing protein, with protein MATYEEISYKILKDKYVESWLKETNYSDQEAYEFIHYIVARFSGIKRNPNSFYVKSQLPKEYVSFDIETTGLSKNDEIIQIAAIHMKNGSMLSEFSQYVKPKTAELSVQISYITGITNENIKDAPYFEKVQNDFNSFIGNLPLIGHNATSFDLPFLKRQGFNVDSQFAIDTVYLAQSCKELNIDNCKLETLKNHYAIDELSHNALSDAKTTAKVYEYLRKGDYAPRSKPKTAYPKILKNKRFCYTGNFKNFSRQSLQESIENYGGIVTKSVSKKTDFLVTGQQIAKNLKDGVHSSSEIKCMELMKSGFSIEMITEDQFIAMINEKN; from the coding sequence GTGGCTACTTATGAAGAAATATCTTATAAAATATTGAAAGATAAATATGTAGAGTCTTGGTTAAAAGAAACAAATTATTCTGACCAGGAAGCATATGAATTTATTCATTATATCGTTGCTAGGTTTTCTGGCATAAAAAGGAATCCAAATTCATTTTATGTCAAATCTCAGTTACCAAAAGAGTATGTTAGTTTTGATATTGAAACCACAGGTCTAAGTAAAAATGATGAAATAATTCAAATTGCTGCTATTCATATGAAAAACGGTAGTATGTTATCCGAGTTCTCTCAGTATGTAAAACCAAAAACTGCTGAGCTATCTGTTCAAATATCTTATATCACTGGAATAACCAATGAAAATATAAAAGATGCTCCGTACTTTGAAAAGGTACAAAATGACTTTAATTCCTTTATTGGCAATCTTCCTCTAATTGGCCATAATGCAACATCATTCGATTTGCCATTTCTAAAAAGACAGGGATTCAATGTTGATTCACAGTTCGCGATTGATACAGTATATCTCGCTCAATCTTGTAAAGAACTCAACATTGATAATTGCAAACTAGAAACATTGAAGAATCACTACGCTATCGATGAACTTTCTCACAATGCGCTTTCAGATGCAAAAACAACTGCTAAGGTATACGAGTACTTAAGAAAAGGTGATTATGCGCCAAGAAGTAAGCCGAAAACTGCATATCCAAAAATTCTGAAAAATAAGCGCTTCTGCTATACAGGTAACTTTAAAAATTTTAGTCGTCAATCTTTACAAGAATCGATAGAAAATTATGGCGGCATAGTAACTAAGTCTGTTAGTAAAAAGACAGATTTCCTCGTGACAGGTCAGCAAATTGCTAAAAACTTAAAAGATGGCGTTCACAGTAGCAGTGAGATTAAATGTATGGAACTGATGAAAAGTGGTTTCTCTATCGAAATGATTACTGAAGATCAGTTTATCGCCATGATAAATGAAAAAAATTAA
- a CDS encoding tyrosine-type recombinase/integrase, which translates to MARKKSMELKGYISKIGKGLYRLRASFGYKSNGQPKWIGSENVEARNEREAYRLLEDWLEQFEGLTSETLDFADITFEDFYYKVWLKEGAEGLSLEPKTFHNYKQTIELRFLTPLGLLKLVDIKPFQIKQIITKSVRLKPDGTPNPDGKPLTRATKQRMLFAINNLFLLAKNEYTIIKNNPCDMITLPKAKGEKKNVEAPYSEEEIEKFLKAAFGEELHLKTLLLTAFVTGAREGELAGLEEKDIDFEDLTIRFHQRVSEIDGKSVVLRPGLKNDDEEKIVTIPQFLADLLKELIARNKKSRWKLGVKKPKHYFIFDNVLDGTTLPRPSYMYKKFKRFTKRHSLRHIRFHDIRHTSATYWLNDPEMTTTEVQHRLGHRSQSTTTNIYGHVLKKKKDRATEMMEGLKDQIESKESLPKIN; encoded by the coding sequence GTGGCCAGAAAGAAAAGTATGGAACTAAAAGGATATATCTCAAAGATTGGAAAAGGACTTTACAGGTTACGGGCTTCATTTGGATATAAGTCTAACGGACAGCCAAAATGGATTGGTAGTGAAAACGTAGAAGCCAGAAATGAACGCGAAGCCTATCGCCTTTTAGAGGATTGGTTGGAACAATTTGAAGGCCTAACATCAGAGACGTTAGATTTCGCAGATATAACCTTTGAGGATTTTTATTACAAGGTATGGTTGAAAGAAGGCGCTGAAGGGTTATCGCTTGAGCCAAAAACTTTTCACAACTACAAGCAAACAATTGAATTAAGATTTCTAACCCCACTTGGTTTACTCAAACTAGTTGATATAAAACCGTTTCAAATAAAGCAGATAATCACTAAGTCAGTGCGTCTAAAACCAGATGGCACACCCAATCCAGATGGCAAGCCTTTAACTCGTGCAACAAAGCAACGTATGTTGTTTGCGATTAACAATTTATTTCTTTTAGCTAAAAACGAATATACAATCATCAAAAACAATCCTTGCGATATGATCACTTTGCCGAAAGCGAAAGGGGAAAAGAAAAATGTGGAAGCCCCTTATTCTGAAGAAGAAATTGAAAAATTTTTAAAAGCTGCTTTCGGAGAAGAGTTACATCTAAAAACATTGCTTCTCACAGCTTTTGTCACTGGTGCGCGTGAAGGCGAATTAGCAGGTTTAGAAGAAAAAGATATTGACTTTGAAGACTTAACAATACGATTTCATCAACGCGTATCCGAGATAGATGGCAAATCTGTGGTATTGCGCCCTGGACTCAAAAACGACGATGAAGAAAAGATCGTTACGATTCCTCAATTCTTAGCTGACTTATTGAAGGAGCTTATTGCACGAAATAAAAAGTCTCGCTGGAAATTAGGCGTTAAAAAGCCCAAACACTATTTTATCTTTGATAATGTTTTAGACGGAACAACACTTCCGAGACCTAGTTATATGTATAAGAAATTTAAACGTTTCACCAAACGCCACAGTTTGCGCCATATTCGATTCCATGACATTCGGCATACATCAGCCACCTATTGGCTTAACGACCCAGAGATGACCACTACTGAGGTTCAGCACCGTCTAGGACATCGTAGTCAATCAACGACAACCAATATCTATGGGCATGTCCTGAAAAAGAAAAAAGACCGTGCAACTGAAATGATGGAAGGTTTGAAAGATCAAATTGAATCGAAGGAATCCTTACCCAAAATAAATTAA